One part of the Vicia villosa cultivar HV-30 ecotype Madison, WI linkage group LG6, Vvil1.0, whole genome shotgun sequence genome encodes these proteins:
- the LOC131614821 gene encoding protein FAR1-RELATED SEQUENCE 5-like, with amino-acid sequence MDGGDVIGHGVMQVNSEAHDGIFHENGRVNDDGELDFVSDGCLDNVEYDNRVVDEDSEFEEVEYYDEDAEEDNEFYGCEYDDEDGDDDGELDGDDYDDEIGSGYVSGHEYWNTDSNGGGISGEGSEWGSDRLNESISSDQLPDESFVVDEFDDIANMDMFNLQCDDVSKLQFGSLEIAYTWYCWFAKMNGFAVRKGQVIKKKSGDVTQQTFLCNLAGFRQNKVDNRKRGPRHETRCGCEAKFRVHIDIISHRWYVTVFTFEHNHAMLKEKHCRLLAGNRKLSKSDKMQIKNFGNAGIKVTQMIGSFANAAGGYDKVGFLKKDVHNQIARQRKEMSSDAKGAVRYLIDLRVIDPLMLVAHTVGADGTLQNLFWSDGESQKNYELFGDVLAFDATYKKNKYRCPFVVFSGVNHHNQTIIFATAIVSNEVEGTYVWLLEQFLVAMKGKTPLSVITDGDVAMRNAIRKVFPNSYHRLCAWHLLRNAISNISNPNFIPVFKKLMLGDHDVWKFESLWNEMLDRFGLEDNNWINELYQKRKMWATTHIRGNFFAGIRTTSRCEAFHSHMGQFVHSRMNMTDFVKQFHRCVAYFRFREVQADFESQYGQAVLHTNLRALERSASKHWTKEIFEMVRSVMKKVTLTSVLDIQDMASVTIYAVTKYRDEGHGWRVSHCPSNNDFRCSCLRMESIGIPCEHIVAVMVYLNIVEFPENLVLNRWSLYAKESISGSYEDGSHYWDSHLVARHATLVNLSKEVADLSYMDVDDYKKYLEYLTNELCRLKSKYNNEDVPDNIHVEEELVNILNPSCSRSKGCGPGTVGTSERPRRTQTCGICGAAGHNRRCCPTLGADGEPPADSSLQSASIRLSNDYGFSV; translated from the exons ATGGATGGTGGTGACGTTATTGGCCATGGAGTAATGCAAGTTAACTCT gaaGCACACGATGGGATTTTTCATGAGAATGGTCGTGTTAACGATGACGGTGAACTGGATTTTGTTAGTGATGGATGCTTGGATAATGTTGAATATGACAACAGAgttgttgatgaagattctgagtttgaaGAAGTTGAATACTATGATGAAGATGCGGAAGAAGATAATGAATTTTACGGATGTGAATACGAtgatgaagatggagatgatgatggcGAATTAGATGGTGATGATTATGATGACGAGATAGGTTCCGGTTATGTTAGTGGACACGAATATTGGAATACAGATTCAAACGGCGGTGGAATTTCTGGGGAAGGATCGGAATGGGGTTCGGACAGATTGAATGAATCGATATCTTCAGATCAACTTCCAGACGAATCATTTGTTGTTGACGAGTTTGACGACATTGCAAATATGGACATGTTTAACTTGCAATGTGATGATGTTTCGAAGCTGCAATTTGGAAGTCTGGAAATAGCTTACACATGGTACTGTTGGTTTGCAAAGATGAACGGTTTTGCAGTCCGTAAAGGtcaagttattaaaaaaaagagtGGAGATGTTACTCAACAAACATTTCTTTGTAACCTTGCAGGATTTAGGCAAAACAAAGTAGATAATCGCAAACGTGGTCCGAGGCACGAAACCCGGTGTGGATGTGAAGCAAAATTTCGGGTTCATATTGATATAATTTCACACCGTTGGTATGTCACAGTTTTTACCTTTGAGCACAATCATGCAATGTTAAAGGAGAAGCACTGCAGGCTGTTGGCAGGTAATAGGAAGCTTAGTAAGTCAGATAAGATGCAAATTAAGAATTTTGGGAATGCCGGAATCAAAGTAACTCAAATGATTGGTTCATTCGCTAATGCTGCCGGGGGGTATGATAAGGTAGGATTTTTGAAGAAGGATGTACATAATCAAATTGCAAGACAAAGGAAAGAGATGTCTTCTGATGCTAAAGGTGCTGTCAGGTATCTTATTGATCTTCGTGTAATAGATCCATTGATGCTTGTTGCACACACGGTGGGTGCGGATGGAACGTTGCAAAACCTATTTTGGAGCGACGGTGAGAGTCAAAAGAATTATGAACTGTTTGGTGATGTGCTTGCTTTTGATGCTACCTACAAGAAAAATAAGTACAGGTGCCCATTTGTTGTTTTTTCTGGTGTTAATCACCATAACCAGACGATTATATTTGCTACTGCCATAGTTTCAAATGAGGTTGAAGGGACATATGTATGGTTGCTGGAGCAGTTTTTGGTTGCAATGAAAGGTAAGACACCTTTATCTGTAATAACGGACGGTGATGTTGCTATGAGAAATGCAATCAGGAAAGTCTTTCCCAACAGTTACCACAGGTTATGTGCATGGCATCTCCTacgaaatgcaatttccaacattagCAATCCCAATTTCATCCctgttttcaaaaaattaatgCTTGGTGATCACGATGTTTGGAAATTTGAGAGTCTGTGGAATGAAATGTTAGATAGGTTTGGGTTAGAAGATAATAATTGGATCAATGAATTGTACCAGAAAAGGAAGATGTGGGCAACAACTCATATTAGGGGAAATTTCTTTGCAGGAATAAGAACGACATCGCGGTGCGAAGCATTTCATAGTCATATGGGACAGTTTGTACACTCGAGGATGAATATGACTGATTTTGTTAAGCAGTTTCATAGGTGTGTGGCATATTTTCGATTTAGAGAGGTTCAAGCTGATTTTGAATCCCAATATGGACAGGCAGTGTTGCATACCAATCTTAGGGCGCTTGAGAGGTCAGCATCAAAGCACTGGACAAAAGAGATATTTGAAATGGTACGATCTGTTATGAAAAAGGTAACCTTAACATCTGTATTAGATATTCAAGATATGGCATCAGTTACCATTTATGCGGTGACAAAATACAGAGACGAAGGGCATGGATGGCGTGTTTCCCACTGTCCATCGAATAACGATTTCAGATGCTCGTGTCTTAGAATGGAATCCATTGGGATTCCTTGTGAGCACATTGTTGCTGTGATGGTTTATCTTAATATTGTAGAATTTCCTGAGAATCTTGTGCTGAATCGTTGGTCATTATATGCGAAGGAGTCTATTAGTGGAAGTTATGAAGATGGTTCCCACTACTGGGATTCACATTTGGTTGCTAGACACGCTACTTTGGTGAATCTTAGTAAGGAGGTCGCTGACTTGTCATATATGGATGTTGATGAttacaaaaaatatttagaatatcTGACTAATGAACTTTGTAGGCTTAAATCGAAGTACAACAATGAAGATGTTCCAGATAACATACATGTTGAAGAGGAGTTGGTGAATATACTTAACCCTTCAtgttcaagaagcaagggttgtGGACCAGGTACTGTTGGTAC